One window of Paenibacillus sp. FSL K6-3182 genomic DNA carries:
- the metA gene encoding homoserine O-succinyltransferase: MPIKVPDNLPAKEVLNNENIFVMDESIAYHQDIRPLRIAILNLMPTKETTETQLLRLIGNTPLQVEVVLLHPRTHTSKNTSADHLESFYKTFDEISDEYYDGLIITGAPVEHMPFEDVNYWEELKEIMDWSARRVTSTFHICWAAQAGLYHHFNVPKYSLDSKMFGVFPHTIEKRNVNLLRGFDEMFFVPQSRHTEVRREDIEKLDSLDILSESADSGVYIVASKDGRQIFVTGHSEYDPTSLKYEYDRDQAKGHQIDVPKNYFPGDNPANPPLSTWRAHANLLFSNWLNYYVYQQTPYDLGGGI, encoded by the coding sequence ATGCCAATTAAAGTGCCTGACAATTTACCAGCCAAAGAGGTATTAAACAACGAGAACATTTTCGTCATGGATGAGAGCATCGCCTACCATCAGGATATTAGGCCGCTCAGAATTGCGATTTTGAACTTAATGCCTACCAAGGAAACAACCGAAACGCAGCTGCTTAGACTTATCGGCAATACGCCGCTACAAGTTGAGGTTGTACTGCTGCATCCAAGAACACATACATCAAAAAACACCTCAGCCGATCATTTGGAATCCTTCTATAAAACATTCGATGAAATTTCGGATGAATATTATGATGGTCTCATCATTACAGGCGCGCCGGTAGAGCATATGCCTTTCGAGGATGTAAACTACTGGGAAGAGCTGAAAGAAATTATGGATTGGAGCGCAAGGCGCGTAACTTCAACTTTCCATATTTGTTGGGCCGCACAAGCTGGGCTCTATCATCACTTTAATGTTCCCAAATACAGCTTGGACAGCAAAATGTTTGGTGTGTTCCCGCACACGATAGAAAAACGCAATGTTAATTTGCTGAGAGGCTTTGATGAAATGTTTTTTGTGCCGCAGTCTCGTCACACAGAGGTACGCCGCGAGGACATCGAGAAGCTTGATTCCCTCGATATTTTATCGGAATCAGCGGATTCGGGCGTATACATCGTGGCTTCAAAAGACGGCAGACAAATTTTCGTCACAGGCCACTCCGAATATGATCCAACTTCACTTAAATATGAATATGATCGCGATCAAGCCAAAGGGCACCAAATAGATGTACCAAAAAATTATTTCCCAGGTGATAACCCGGCTAACCCGCCGTTATCAACATGGCGTGCGCATGCCAACCTATTATTCTCGAACTGGCTT
- a CDS encoding LysR family transcriptional regulator, with the protein MNISQLETLLTISKTMSFRKAGELLNLTQPAVSAQIKSLEDEFKTILINRNQPVTLTEHGQVFLEHAEQVLSIVEELKQKLSDMNLTPQGHILLGTTASIAIQILPRVLSYFQNQFPFIKTTIHSMPSSQVMASVENGSVDIGITYLSEKNPNVSSSVLYYDTFELVVPPSHPMSRLTHTTVDTLKDIPMIMLAPDTLGRRFVDQIFRKYNIQPNIVMEVSSSEEVKRMVEINLGAAVVSKLSIANELRMGTLKMIKVNELEISHPVGVVYKSGRYINTALKQFLSDLKGMPEHQFISSE; encoded by the coding sequence GTGAATATTAGTCAGCTTGAAACACTCCTTACGATATCCAAAACGATGAGCTTCAGGAAAGCTGGCGAGCTGCTGAATCTCACACAGCCTGCTGTTTCGGCACAAATCAAAAGCCTTGAGGATGAATTCAAAACGATTCTCATTAATCGCAATCAGCCAGTTACGCTAACGGAACACGGACAAGTTTTTTTGGAGCATGCGGAGCAAGTTCTTTCGATCGTGGAAGAACTGAAGCAGAAGCTTTCAGATATGAACCTTACGCCGCAAGGACACATATTACTCGGAACTACGGCTTCAATAGCGATTCAGATTTTACCGCGCGTGCTATCCTATTTTCAAAACCAATTTCCTTTTATTAAAACAACGATTCATTCCATGCCCTCATCCCAAGTTATGGCCAGTGTCGAGAACGGGTCAGTCGATATAGGGATTACATATCTTTCTGAAAAAAATCCGAACGTTTCCTCCTCCGTCCTTTATTATGATACATTTGAGCTCGTCGTCCCTCCTTCCCATCCCATGAGCAGGTTGACGCATACGACAGTTGATACGCTTAAGGACATTCCAATGATTATGCTTGCTCCAGACACGCTTGGCAGGAGATTTGTCGATCAAATTTTTCGTAAATACAATATTCAACCCAATATCGTAATGGAGGTTTCCAGCAGTGAAGAAGTGAAGCGCATGGTTGAAATTAATTTAGGCGCCGCAGTCGTATCTAAACTTTCGATAGCAAATGAACTCCGTATGGGTACACTAAAAATGATAAAGGTCAACGAGCTTGAAATAAGTCATCCCGTTGGAGTGGTTTATAAATCAGGCCGTTACATCAATACCGCACTGAAGCAATTTTTAAGTGATCTAAAAGGCATGCCTGAGCATCAATTCATTAGCAGCGAATAG
- a CDS encoding histidinol-phosphatase, translated as MKFDLHTHHFRCGHADGNIEDYILAGIEAGLQVIGISDHSPFFYHENDQPSPGIAMARSEFTNYVNEVLRLKEQYAGKIEVMLGVESDFFPKYVDSYKKAYDGVPFDYIIGSVHQVGDISIFNRNRFKNLNEQQHIEVKQSYYDLIKQSARSGMFDILGHIDAMKGYYPAFSDIPANKEIDDALQTIAECGVSIEINTSGSTKDVGGWYPSDAILERALHFGVNVTFGSDAHKPSRVGEDWELVQKRLKEIGFSQWVFYRKRQQVIVPI; from the coding sequence ATGAAATTCGACTTACATACCCATCATTTTAGATGCGGCCACGCCGACGGCAATATCGAGGATTATATTTTAGCCGGAATTGAAGCCGGGCTTCAGGTTATCGGCATCTCGGATCACTCCCCCTTCTTTTATCATGAGAATGATCAGCCTTCGCCAGGCATTGCAATGGCAAGAAGCGAATTCACCAATTATGTTAATGAAGTATTGCGGTTGAAGGAGCAATACGCAGGCAAAATCGAGGTTATGCTTGGAGTAGAATCGGATTTTTTTCCTAAATATGTAGACAGCTACAAAAAAGCCTATGACGGCGTGCCCTTCGATTATATCATTGGTTCTGTTCATCAAGTTGGCGACATCAGCATATTCAATCGCAATCGGTTTAAAAACTTAAATGAACAGCAGCATATTGAAGTGAAGCAAAGCTATTATGATCTTATCAAACAATCTGCACGCAGCGGCATGTTTGATATTTTGGGACATATCGACGCGATGAAGGGGTATTACCCTGCTTTCTCCGATATACCTGCTAATAAGGAAATTGACGATGCTTTGCAGACGATTGCCGAATGCGGCGTTTCCATAGAGATTAATACATCAGGCAGTACCAAAGATGTAGGCGGATGGTATCCATCGGATGCAATCTTGGAGCGAGCACTTCATTTTGGAGTCAATGTGACGTTTGGTTCGGATGCGCATAAGCCAAGCAGAGTTGGCGAAGATTGGGAGCTCGTACAGAAAAGGCTGAAGGAAATTGGCTTCTCACAGTGGGTTTTCTATCGCAAGCGCCAGCAAGTTATTGTACCGATATAA
- the corA gene encoding magnesium/cobalt transporter CorA, which yields MKIRLVSNGMFTTIEDINETLIPSKEGFYWIDADVEDLAILQPLFSMHDLAVEDCLSEEEQRPKIEIYESHYFIVINSIRFDDEEIFLRALNIFLGRHFIITVTKQKINELRSLKPVLWEQEVSRPDYFLYHLVDIVVDNYFLVGDRIDTRIEALEEDILMHTKKSHLNEIIGLRGEILWLRKVLGPQRDVIATLNKKDLKLIDDQLQKYFSDIYENALKIAESFDTYRDLMGNLREAYQSSVSNRANEIMRVFTAITTIFMPLTFITGIYGMNFDFIPGLHLRLGSYILLGIMLLLGISMFYIFRKKEWL from the coding sequence ATGAAAATCCGCCTTGTTAGCAATGGCATGTTCACCACTATTGAAGATATTAACGAAACACTTATTCCCTCGAAAGAAGGATTTTACTGGATTGACGCTGATGTGGAGGATCTTGCTATTTTACAGCCCCTATTCAGCATGCACGATCTGGCAGTTGAGGATTGCCTCAGTGAAGAGGAGCAGCGTCCAAAAATTGAAATTTACGAAAGCCATTATTTTATTGTAATCAACAGCATACGATTTGATGACGAAGAAATCTTCCTAAGGGCACTCAATATTTTCCTTGGCCGCCATTTCATTATTACGGTCACCAAGCAAAAAATTAACGAGCTTCGTTCTCTAAAGCCTGTGCTGTGGGAACAAGAGGTTAGCCGGCCCGATTATTTCTTGTATCATCTCGTCGACATTGTTGTCGATAATTATTTCCTCGTTGGCGACCGTATTGATACGCGCATCGAAGCGCTTGAAGAAGATATACTAATGCATACTAAGAAATCGCATTTGAACGAAATCATCGGGCTCCGCGGTGAAATATTGTGGCTGAGGAAAGTGCTCGGTCCACAACGCGACGTCATTGCAACGCTTAACAAAAAAGATCTGAAGCTCATTGATGATCAGCTGCAAAAATATTTCAGCGATATATACGAGAATGCCTTGAAAATTGCCGAGTCCTTCGATACGTACCGCGATCTCATGGGCAACTTACGCGAAGCTTATCAGTCCAGCGTATCCAACCGTGCCAATGAAATCATGCGCGTATTTACAGCAATTACGACTATATTCATGCCGCTGACCTTTATAACGGGCATCTATGGGATGAATTTCGATTTCATTCCAGGCCTTCACCTTCGCTTAGGATCATACATTTTACTTGGTATCATGCTGCTGCTTGGCATAAGCATGTTTTATATTTTCCGCAAAAAAGAATGGCTCTAG